TTAAGTGTTAAACACGGGTTTAGTGCACATACGCATGCCATTGGAGATCGTGCCAACCGAATTGTATTAGATAGCTATCAGAACGTTTTTAAACATACTGGAGGCCAGCTACTGAGAAATCGCATCGAACACGCACAAATTGTTGACCTTCAGGATATTCCTCGCTTCAAGCAATTAAAAATTATCCCATCAATGCAACCCGTCCATGCAACATCGGATATGCATATGGCAGAAGATCGCTTAAGAGACTCACAATTAACAGGCGCTTATGCATGGCAAACGTTTTTAAAACATAATATCCGAGTGGCTGCTGGCTCTGATTTCCCTGTTGAGCTCGCTAATCCATTTGATGGTTTATACGCAGCCGTCACCAGAATGGATAAGGCACAGAAACCAAAGAAAGGCTGGAGAAACCAAGAGCGCTTAACAAAACAACAAGCGCTCAATGCGTTTACCTTAGACGCGGCGTATGCGGCTTTTCAAGAGTTTAAACTAGGTAGCCTAGAACATGGGAAATGGGCAGATTTCATTTTAATTGACCGCGATTACTTTACAGTTGAAAACGCCCAGATCTTTGACATTAAAGTCGAACAAACATGGATTGCTGGCAAGCAAAAATACAAACGCAATTAGTCTTTAGATTTTAATAGTTTGAATAAATGATAGGTATTGACCAATGCGAGCAAACCGTTGGTCAATACTACAGGCCAAGCACTAATCATTGCCCCGTAGACTGTAAAGCAAATACAGCCAGCTAAGTTAAACCAGCGCAACTTAGTAACATTGGTCATCATAAGAGAAACAACCAAAAAGACAGAGGCCACATAGCCTAAATATTCCCAAGTCATTTGTTCTCTCCTCATAGTTAGGTTAGCATTGGCGGCTAAAACGATATTCAAGTCATTTTTAGGGATAATAACAGACTACATTTGAGCCTAAAGCGCGCAAGTGTAGCGCAATTTTCTATACACTTGCTCCATTAATTATGAGCGTTATGAATAGTTTAGTTCACACTCGAACAGTGGAGTAATTAATTCACTTAGTTAAGGATAAGCGAGAATAAAGTCTTAAAATAAACAACGTGTATAGCTTTGAATAACTCAGTTCATGCTATCTTTATACTAATTTAATAAATAGGACAATTGTCCGAGAGCTAACCAGATGTTCCAATATCACTTTTCAACCACCTTGGTTGAGCAATTACTCAGTTTTGCAGGTAATAGTTTTCAGCATAGAAAGAAAGAAATACTGATCCACCAAGATGAACCGCTCAGCAAATTGATCTTGGTCAGAAGTGGTACTGTTTCATTTAGCTATGATGTAGGTAACGGTAGACGACTTTTACTTGGGCAATTGGACTGCAACAATACTTTGATAGGTGAAATAGAAGCACTCAACAATCAACCATGCATCTATACTGTAACCTGTTTAAGTGATGTGCAATACAATTTAATTGAGCTTAAGCACTGGCGACAATTATTATTAGAGCAACCAGATTTAAGTCTATATACGGCTCAGACTATTGCGGCTAAATTCACCGAAAACCAAAAAATTAACCTTGATAAGCTGCTATTACCACTGAGCTACAATATTGCTAAAGACTGTTTATTGCGAGCAGAAGACAAACATTCTACATTACTTCGTGCTTATTCAACAGTCAGCGCTGAAGCTGAAAGATTTGCAACAACAGAACGGGCATACCGTCGTGTCGTGAGTGAACTTGTGCAAAAAGGATTAATTGAAAGAACAAATGCAGGTTTAAAACCGGTTGATTTAGATGCTTTAAACGAATTTGTAGATGGTTTTTCTCAGCTCTAAAGTTGTCATATTATTATTTTATTAACATTGTGGCGTTCAGATCCCAATTCTAGATCAGTGTGTTATTATTAAAAGTGAATTTTTGGATAAAGTTCGGTTAGTTCACTTGACGAACATTTAATGTACGCTTATCCTCTAATTCACTAATTTGCATGCAGGGCAAGGCTGTCTTACATCTGCACTTAATTGGTTAAAACTCTCAGTTTACTTGTATTTAAAGGAAAAGGTAAAAATCATGGGAAATAAAAATTTAAAGCTAACTAAACTTGCCCTTGCATTGGGTTTAACAGTTGGTTTAACAGGTTGTTTCAGCGACAATGATAACGATGTCACAGTCACTCCGCCAGATCCAGGTAACGGTACAGTAACCGTTCCTTCACCTGACACTCCACCAGCACTATCGTCTTACATTTCTTTGATCGTAACAGACAACGCAAACGACAATGTTGTTTCTTCTTCAATCAGCTTCCTAGCTGATGGTGAAGCATTTACAGGTGTTACCGACCTTGATGGTACGGCAATCACAGAACTTAGTTCTGAAACGGGTAGTTTCACATTTAAGGTTGCTGACGGCGTAACAGCTGATGACTTTGTGGTTGTAGTTAATGCTGACAACTACATCCAGAACAGTGCTGTAGTTGATTTATCATCTGATGAAGACGTGATTGACGTAGCAGTTAAACTAATCAGTGCAGAAGGTGTAGTTACAACAGTAACTGGTACTTCTACTGGTGGTAAGCTTGCTGAAGAAGTTAAGTCAGACAACTTAACGATTTCAACTGACGTAGAACTTCAAGATGCAGATGGTAACCCTGTATCAGGTGCAGTGTCTATCGCTATTGCAAGTGCTGACACTGGTGAAGGTGACGTAAGTGCAGCTGACCTTATTCCAGCTGGTTTAAATAACGGCACTGCTGGTGCTGGTCAGGTATTAGTTCCTGCAGCAGTTGTTACTGTAAACATCGATGCTGGCGGTACAGCAGTTAAGAAGCTTTCTGAAGCAGTAACACTAACAGCTAACATTGCGAGTGACTTCAAAGATGGCCTTGCAGCAGGCGATTCTTTTGATGTATTCACTTATAACGAAGTAACTGGTGAGTGGTCAGATTTAGGCAGCGATGCGACTTTAGGTGCGCTAAGTGGCACTAGCTTCCCAGCAACGTTTGAAACATCGAACTTTTCAAGTTTCGTACCAGTAGAATCAGTAGCTGCGTGTTCGACTCCTGTATCATTTGCATTCACAGGTACAGCAGTGCCTGCATCTGGTTTAAACTTAAGTATTGCGTCTAACTCTCTAAGAATTAACCAAAAGATTAAACAGTCAAACGGTACGCTTTTCACTGCCGATGCAGCTCAAAAAGCAGGTATCACGGCAACTTCAACTGTTGACATCGTAGTTCAAGATGACAACGGGAACTCTTGGGGTTCAGCAAGCGCTGTTGAGTTATGTGGTGAGATTACATTAGAGCTTGCTCCACAAGTTACTTACACAGACCAAACATTTGCGCTGACATACTCATGTAGTAACTCAGATACGCCTGATACAACATTAGACTTCACTGGTGCTTTAGTTCGCTACAATCAAGCTGGCAAGGCTCCTCTAATTGCTGCTGAGACATCTGCTGGCACATACTCTCTAACGGGTCTAGAGAACGATGCAACTTACCAAATCTCTGTCATCCCTGTAGGTGTAGATGTAGGTAATGCATCGCTAACAGTGGCTGACTTCGTTGCTGGTGGTGATAACCCATCATTCAACGTTGCGCGTGATAACTGTACAGTTCAAACAGTTACAGGCTCTGGAAGCTAATTAAAGTAAACTGAACATAAAGCTGCGAATTCGCAGCTTTTTTTTTTGCATGCTCGTACAATATGACCTCTAGCATAGCTTTTAGCTTAAATAATCAGATTAGTAATCATAACTACAAAATACTGGACGGGTACATGTGGAAATAGATACCCCTGTTAAGCCGCTTAGTTAAGGCAAAAAAATATAACGATTGGAACTAGTACGGTACCCCACTTACTTTTAGTAAGGTTCATTACTTACATTAAGTACTCAAGGTTGCCCATAAAAGCTCGCAACCCTAAAGCTTCATGACGTCATTCATGATTGCAAATATCTAACCATAAAATAACTCAAACTAATAAAAAGCCGATTCTACCTTTCTATGATTAAATTTCTCAAATCGCCACCGTGATATAGACCTCTCCTTATCATAAATTAAGCTTCTTTAACTATTATTTAGAAGTCCAGTTTTCCAAAGTATTTAGTACATATCATTTATGCACTAGAAACTGCCTTTTACTCCCCAGACTGACAAATACGTGTTAATGGCAGCTTAGCCTCAAAGGTTGTCTCTCTACCCTTAACGACTGACGGTGGTCATTATCAAGCACTTCAAGAAGTCTATTAGATACCCATAGCTTTATGCATCATTCATACAGCCCATCAATTACAAATTACGTTTTGGAGTGCTTACTTGTCGCATTGTACAATCTCACTCTTTTATTAATAGTAGCTCTACTTGCGAACGGAGGATTGTGGTGGGGTTGACGTATATATTACAGGTATCATTTTAGCTGACACCGAGGTTTTAACCCTATAAAGTGTCAGCTAAGCTCTCACCTTACTTATATGTAAGGTAAGCTTCTCGTAGCCTCTCTAGATTTGCATAAATATAATCTACTGAATTACGACCTTGATTAAAGAAGGTTCTGTTAAGACTAATGTTACTCTTTGGTGCATACGCCTGCTGATAAACTAAGTAGTTACTACTATTACCTATACGTGTACCCACTTGATGTCGCCATGCATGGTTCCCTTTAATTTGACCATACCTCGTCACATTCATGCTTTTACGCTTGGACAATGGAATACTCAATGCGATACCTGCAACTTGTGCATCAGTCTCTTCTCCATATACCGCAACATAACTATCACCAAACCAGAATCGTGTTTCCACTTTAAAACCGCTATCTTTTCTCCAGAATTTACCACCGGTTACATGAAAACTAATATCTTTTTCAGCCCAATTATATTGATACTCTACCGTATGATAATCGCGGTCCGCATCATAGTCTTTGTAATCAAAAAAACCATATGTATTCGTTACTTTGTGATCACCTTCAGGACTAACCCAAGCCGTCTCATTAATAATACCTGTATACTTATGAAACTCTCTAAAGAAACCTATTTTAGTTTGATTGTAGATCCCCCAAGGTAACTCATAAGTTTGATAGAAAAAGGCGCTACTTACACCATTGTGCTCCGAACGTTCATTAAATGCGCGGAACTCTTTAAAGTCATCACTTTCAGAAACAACTGTCTGTGCAGAAACATTAAAGCCAGCCCCTTTCCAAACGGGAACCGTAAAATCTGCACGAAGAGCTAATGAATAATCAAATACACCAAGCTCTGTCGCGTGAGTAGAGCTAAGCTCAGGACTGATTGTCACTCGAGGTTTAAAATAAGAAGTGTTAGAGGCATGTAACCCTACCCATGACACGCCCCCAATGCTACGCATTGCGCCAAGTTTTGCTTTTACGACTGGACGTTCATTATTGTTGATAAAGCGCTCATAACTGCTTACATCTCCTGAAAGAGCAAGCATGGGTAATCCGTGGTTTTTCAACTGCAAAACAAACTCAGCATTAGTACCTGAGAATAATTCGCTGATGCGCCCGGCAACAAGACCTAAGGCATCTACTTCGTTATGGTTAAACACTGCGTTTTCAAATGATACAATCACAACAGGTTGCGTATTAAAGCCAACTCTCACAGACTCAAAGCCGTCAGCTATCAGTACATTTCGTAACTTTCTTGCTAACCGATTCAATTCCGGTTTGTCCAATGAGGCTACAACCTCAGACTTTACAGGCTTGGCCTGCTTTGTCACATCTGCCTCACTGGCATTCTGAAGTGGATTATTTTTAGCAGGATGATTAGTTTTAATTGGCGCGGGCGCAGCCGCAGTTTTTGATTTATAAGTTTGGTCTGCCTTGTTAAATGGAGCAACAAAATCAACCCCCCAATACACATCTTTTTCAGAGTGCTCTGTATTACTATAAAACCGACTGCTAAATGTAAGTTTTCCTATATCATATAGCCACTGCTCAGGCACAGTCAGCCTTGCTGCGGCATTAAATGCTTCTGCATCATGCTCTACTTGAAGTGCGAACCAATCAACAGGCATCCACTCGATACCCGCCAAAAAGCCATTGTTCACGCCTGCTTCGTGTTCACTAGTAGCAACACCCAATGAAAACCTAAAGTCAGAAAACTCCTTAGACGCAACAGCAAAGTATGTTTCATACCTGTTTAAAGCACCACCAATATCTTTCGCCCCAACGGCAATGTCAAACCAGTCTATTGGTAGAAAAGATAGCTGATATTTTGCATTAAAAGATAAATCTCTTTGCTGTTCATCTCCATTATTTACTCTTGGATCAAATAAGTTATCATGAGTACTGTGTGAAGCGATTTGGCCACTTACTTCCAACCCATCATACAGCCCTGCAGAAAACACAAAGTTGTGACCATCGACAAACTCTCTGCCAAAACTATCTAACATATTGGTATAGCTAATACCAAACGAACCTTTACTCAGCACCTTTGCGTTACTTGTGTTGATTAACCCAGTAAAGCCTGTAAAGTTTTGATAGGTATTTAAAGATTCAGATGCAAAGCTAGGTACTGCAACTGCAACAACCCCTGTTGCAAGTAAGGTAGTTAATTTAGACATGATCCACGGTCCAAAGGTTATTATTTAATCCAGATTTATGCGCTGCAATATAGCATTGTAAGCAAACTGCGTGAAGAAAAAATGATAAATTTTAGGTATTAAGAAAGTTTTTGCAATGGGCTTTTTGAAATACGGGTGGCAGGTTTTGTATGAAGTTTTAATCGCTAAAAAACACCTATGATAATAACCTAGTCACCATTCATATACAGTTGTGTTTTTTTTCGCACAATTTTTTACCACTTTAATCAGCTGACTTGATATCCCAAAATAGCGCTTTTGTTAAAGAGGAGAAACGAGCTATTCGTATCTCATTATCTCCCCTAAATAATCTGAACAACTACAGTGACAGTAAGTACTATTTGAAGCTAATAACCTTATTATCATTAACCTGTCGATTACTATGGCTTTCCTCAAGCTCAGTTTTTGCATTCCAAACCAAATCACAAATCCCATCTGTTGGATCAAAACCTGTCGGAGCATCCAATAAGAGTTCTCTGATTTTTTCATGTTCAAAATTATGGCATGCGATATCTAGTGCCTCTAAAAACACTTTTAATTCGGCAAGTGGCAACATAACTTCCTGTGCCGTCATAATCCGCTCATGTCCAGTTTCTTGAACGTTATCACCAATCAGAAGCTCTTCATAAAGTTTTTCACCAGGTCTAAGCCCCGTGCATTGAATTTCAATATCACCATGCGGATTTGAATCACTTTTTATCTCTAATCCAGACAAATGGACCATTTTAGTTGCCAAGTCTTTAATTTTGACAGATCCCCCCATGTCGAGAACAAATACATCTCCGCCTTTGCCCATAGCGCCCGCTTGAATAACTAACTGAGCAGCTTCTGGAATGGTCATAAAGAAACGTGTGATATCTGGATGAGTCAGTGTAATTGGCCCACCTTCTTTAATTTGTCTTCGAAATAGTGGAACCACAGAACCAGACGACCCGAGGACGTTACCGAAACGAACCATCGAGAAACGTGTATTATGAATACCTTTTTGTTTATCTTGAGCAAGTCCTTGTAAACACAGTTCTGCCATCCTTTTAGTAGTGCCCATCACATTCGTAGGGCGTACAGCTTTGTCCGTACTCACTAACACGAATGTTTCTACCTTGGCATTTATTGCTGCTTTTGCAGAATAGTAAGTACCAAATACATTATTGCGGATCCCTTCGACCACGTTGTGTTCCACAAGAGGAACATGTTTATAGGCCGCAGCGTGGTATACAGTTTGAACACCAAAGGCAATCATACAGGTCTCTAAACGATTTATGTGTTGAACAGAGCCCATTATGGGGATCAACTCAATATTCAACTCTCTAGCTCGAATTACTTCACTTAATTCTTTTTCGATCGAATAAAGCGCAAACTCAGAGAGTTCAAATAGAACAAGCTTTGATGGAGATTGCTTTATAATCTGACGACATAACTCAGAACCAATAGAACCACCTGCACCAGTTACCATTACAGACTTATCCATAATATTCGCATTCAGTAAATTCTGTTTAGGCTCAACTGGATCTCTACCTAACAAATCTTCGATTTCGACATCTTTTATTTCATCAAGTGTCGCTCGTCCTTCAACAACATCTACCATGCCTGGTATTGTCATAACTTCTACTGGTAAGTTCTCCAGTTGAGCTAAAATTTCTTTGCGCCGAGCACGACTTTCGCTGGGCATAGCGAGCAGCACTTTTTTAACTTTATTACTTTCCAATAAACTATATATGCCGTCGAACGCAATTACTGGTATGCCTTGCAATATGGCACCTTGCTTTAACTTATCATCATCAATAAAGGCACTAACATAGTACTCGTCACCAGCTCCTATAGCGGGTGCAAGCTGCCTACCAGCAGAACCGGCACCATAAATAACAACAGGAGTTTTGTTAACGGTAGCTAAACGTCCCATCATAGCTCTAACCATTATTCTTGAACCACCGACAGCTAAAATCAGTAACCAAGCATAAATAACAGGCATAGTACGAGGAACATCTATATTAGTAAAAAATGAGGCTAAAACGAGGACCACAGTGCTTATCGATGTACCAACAACGATAGCGCCAACGGCATGTGAGCCAACATACCTAAGCACAGCCCGATATAAGCCTAGATTTACAAAAGCAAACAAACTACACGGTATTACGATTGAAAGTAATAACCAATTTTCAATTTCGAACAAGGGTTGAATGCTGTCGAGACGTACAATTAGAGATAGCCAGAAAGCGCTTACGATAAAGAACGTATCAATCAATAAAGTTAGGAGACGTTTTTTTGAACGAGGTGCCCTTAAAACAGAACTGAACAAACTATCCATTGTAAATCCTTGAGTTTCTATACGTAACTAGCACAGGTTTATTTAAAATAATACACAATAATGTAAAAACTGCCATTAAGCTGCCCTTAGACGGAGGTTAATTTGGGCTCTTTAATACATTAATTGACACGGTCACCGCTGCCACTCCCCGTCACCGTCATCAAAATGTACTTAAAGTAGCTTGTTAGATTTAAGCCATCTAACATCTGCTTGTCAGTTTTTGCAAGCAACTCAGGAGTCGACATATCAATTTCATTAACTTGAGAAAGCCCTGTAATGCCTGGCCTTGCGTCATAAATATTCTGTGCGTCTCTGGCTTGAGTCAGCTCTTCTTGGTTAAATAAACCAGGTCTCGGGCCAACTAAACTCATTTCGCCTTTAAGTACATTCCATAGCTGTGGCAATTCATCCAGCTTCGTCTTTCGCAAAAAACTGCCGAACCGAGTAATAGACGAACTGCTGGCCAGATGACTGGCAACCGAAGCTGTATCCACCTTCATTGTTCTGAATTTAACAAGAGTGAACGGTTTTTTGTTTCGGCCGACCCTTACCTGAGTAAAAATCGGAGATCCAGTATCAAAAAGCCCAATTATATAGAGAATTAGTAAAAATGGCATCGCAAAAATTAAGCCGAATAACGAGAAGAAAATATCGAGTATACGAATCATTATAATATCCTATCTTTGCTGCTTACATGCCAATTTAAAACCATGCTCAATGGAGTATGGCGGGCACCAGCCTAATGTATTTTTAGTGTGGGAGATGTCTACTTGCAAAGAACCTATCAACCTATCTACTACGTGCTCTTTGGACAAAATTTTGCCGAGTATTCTAAAACACCACAAAGGAATAGGGATAGTAAAATTTGATTTTCCTTGCACTTTTGCCATCATCGCAACCATTTGTGCCGTAGAAACATCTTCGTCGTCACTCACCAAGAAGATCTGACCAACAGCTTTTGGATGCGTGATGCATACTTTTATCAGGTCAACTAAGTTATATACCGACACTAAACTACGTCTATTACAATTTATCGCTCTAAACGGAAGAGGCAAGCCTTTGTTGACTAATGCCATAAGCGACGCAAAGTTCGCCTTTACGCCTTCACCATAAACTAGCGGAGGTCGAATAATCACGATTTGCAAGCCTGTTTCTTTGCCCAAAGCTAATAATTGTGACTCTGCTTCTGCTTTAGAGATGCCATAGGGATCTTCTGGGTCAGGCTTATCAGTTGAACTGAACGCAGCTCTGCCTGTGGTGCTTTCTCCATTCACCTTGATCGAGCTGACAAATACGAAGCGCTTCACACCCGCCTTTACCGCCTGCTTCGCAAGATTAAGTGTGCCAGCAGTATTCACTTCTCTAAATTCTTCCAATGGGTTTGCAGCGGTCTCACTCATGACGTGAACACGGGCAGCAATATGTACAACCACATCAACTGATTGCAATACCGAGGAATAATCAGAACTAGGATCTATATTTGCTTCTAGATATTTATCACATTTAGGCGCTGCCGAACGTCCAAGTAAATTAATCTCGCAAGACTCGTCTAGCGCATTCAACAAATGCCCCCCTACAAACCCGGAGTACCCTGTAATTAAAAGCCTGTCCATTAACGTCTAACTCGCTCTTTGTGTCTCTAAAAATTTAAAAAGGCTACTAAGGTACCAACGAAAATGCTTAGAAAAAACAGAACGATTTTTATATTCACCTTTATGTACTGCTTTAACGCCTTTTAAAAACTTAAGCGGCTGATTTTGTTGTTTAAGCCTGAAGCAAAGATCAACATCCTCGTAATACATAAAGTATTTGGAGTCAAAACCTCCAACATCCTCAAAAGCACTGAACTGAATACATAAAAATGCACCAGATGCCCAATCGACTGCTTGTTGATCTTGTAATTCATCTTTCTTATATGGCCTATTAATTGGCTTTAATAAGAATGGGTTGAACAAGTCTTTATACGTTGCAAAGTACCTTATTGAATTTTCTGGCACTGTATATTGCGTATCTTTAAATAAGTTCGGTGCATAGAATTGGTTCTGCCCTTTATTCAATTCGTTTGCCAACAACTTAAAGTCTTGTAACGTAATTTCGACATCAGGATTGAAAATGATAAACCAATCATCACCTTTTGCATGAAGTTGATCAGTTGCATAATCAAAGATGCTATTGTTATTATCACCAAATCCAAGCGGAGATGAACTTATGATATAATCGAAATTGTGCGCATCACAGTAATCACGCAAGCGATCATCCCCAATATTATCTTTTACAACCACATCAACATAATCTAACTTCGCGATTTCAGTTAGTTCGGTATTATTAGAAATATAATCGTAATGGCCATGAGAAACGATACCTACAATCAACTTTTGCATAGACTCTCCAGCATACCTTTCAACGCAGTGCGCCAATGTAATAAGTCACCACATTGCGGCTTCTCTAACAAGCTAAATTGGGGTCTGTGAGCTGGCGTTGGATAACTCACAGCAGGGATCGGAGCCACAGGGATCTTCTGACTTAGTAGACCTTGCTCAAATCCTATCTCTTGAATTGCTACAGCAAAATCATACCAAGATGCGGCACCTAAATCACTGTAGTGCTGCATTGGCTCCAATGTATCAATCGATACTAATTTCCATAGATATTCAGCAAGCCCTTTGGCATAAGTAGGGCTGCCCACTTGATCACAGACAACATTTAACGCTTCTCTCTCAGCCAATAACTTAAGCATCGTCTTAACAAAATTGTTGCCATGACAAGAGTATACCCATGACGTACGAACAATTGCAGAGTTCTCAGGGTAGATTTCTTGAATCGCCTTTTCCCCAGCTAACTTTGACGCACCATAAATATTGATAGGATTCGGCGTATCATCTGTTTTGTATGGCCTAGACTGTTGACCATCAAAGACAAAATCAGTCGATATATGAATTAATCTAATGCCCTGCTTTTTAGCCACTTGTGCCAAGTTAGCCACCGCATCGCCATTAATGGCAAATGCAGAATCTTGATCAGATTCCGCTTTATCAACCGCAGTGTATGCTGATGCATTAATAATCACATCAGGCTGTTCTTTCTCTACTACTGCTTGGACTGAAGTAACGTCTAATATATCTATATCACTTCTACCATACGCAATAGCTGTAATCTGCGCGGGACAGGTTGCCAATAGTTCATGAGCAACCTGACCATTCTTACCAATAACAAGCGTTTTCATTAGCTCTCTACACCCAAACGTTCGCGCTGGTAACTGCCATCCTGTACGTGCTGGCACCATTCAAGGTTGTCCAAATACCACTGCACCGTTTTTAAAATACCAGAGTCAAATGTCTCTTCAGGATGCCACCCAAGCTCTTTATTTATTTTACTCGCGTCAATTGCGTAACGAACATCATGTCCAGGTCTATCTTTTACGAAGGTAATAAGCTCTTTAAAATCAGATAAGCCATTTGGCTTATCTGCGATCAGATTGTTGAGGTGATCACAGATAGTGGTCACAACTTCAATGTTTTGCTTTTCGTTAAAACCGCCAATATTATAAGTTTCCCCGACTTTGCCCTGACTCACAACACGATATAAGGCCTTAGCATGATCTTCTACATATAGCCAATCACGTACTTGCTTACCATCTCCATAAATTGGTAGAGATTTACCTTCAAGCGCATTTAAAATCACTAACGGGATTAACTTTTCAGGAAAATGGAAAGGGCCATAGTTATTGGAACAATTTGTTATGACAACCGGCATGTCATAAGTACGATGCCATGCTCGAACTAGATGATCCGATGCGGCTTTAGAAGCAGAGTAAGGAGAGCTGGGCTCGTAAGGCGTCTGCTCAGTAAACAATCCAGTTTCACCTAAATCGCCATATACTTCATCGGTTGAGATATGATGAAATCTAAAGTTCGCTTTTTTAGTATCTACTAACTTATTGTAGTAACTACGCGCAACCTCAAGTAATTCATAGGTACCAACTACATTTGTT
This genomic window from Pseudoalteromonas luteoviolacea contains:
- a CDS encoding glycosyltransferase family 2 protein, with the translated sequence MQKLIVGIVSHGHYDYISNNTELTEIAKLDYVDVVVKDNIGDDRLRDYCDAHNFDYIISSSPLGFGDNNNSIFDYATDQLHAKGDDWFIIFNPDVEITLQDFKLLANELNKGQNQFYAPNLFKDTQYTVPENSIRYFATYKDLFNPFLLKPINRPYKKDELQDQQAVDWASGAFLCIQFSAFEDVGGFDSKYFMYYEDVDLCFRLKQQNQPLKFLKGVKAVHKGEYKNRSVFSKHFRWYLSSLFKFLETQRAS
- a CDS encoding UDP-glucose 4-epimerase family protein, with the protein product MDRLLITGYSGFVGGHLLNALDESCEINLLGRSAAPKCDKYLEANIDPSSDYSSVLQSVDVVVHIAARVHVMSETAANPLEEFREVNTAGTLNLAKQAVKAGVKRFVFVSSIKVNGESTTGRAAFSSTDKPDPEDPYGISKAEAESQLLALGKETGLQIVIIRPPLVYGEGVKANFASLMALVNKGLPLPFRAINCNRRSLVSVYNLVDLIKVCITHPKAVGQIFLVSDDEDVSTAQMVAMMAKVQGKSNFTIPIPLWCFRILGKILSKEHVVDRLIGSLQVDISHTKNTLGWCPPYSIEHGFKLACKQQR
- a CDS encoding YjbH domain-containing protein, which codes for MSKLTTLLATGVVAVAVPSFASESLNTYQNFTGFTGLINTSNAKVLSKGSFGISYTNMLDSFGREFVDGHNFVFSAGLYDGLEVSGQIASHSTHDNLFDPRVNNGDEQQRDLSFNAKYQLSFLPIDWFDIAVGAKDIGGALNRYETYFAVASKEFSDFRFSLGVATSEHEAGVNNGFLAGIEWMPVDWFALQVEHDAEAFNAAARLTVPEQWLYDIGKLTFSSRFYSNTEHSEKDVYWGVDFVAPFNKADQTYKSKTAAAPAPIKTNHPAKNNPLQNASEADVTKQAKPVKSEVVASLDKPELNRLARKLRNVLIADGFESVRVGFNTQPVVIVSFENAVFNHNEVDALGLVAGRISELFSGTNAEFVLQLKNHGLPMLALSGDVSSYERFINNNERPVVKAKLGAMRSIGGVSWVGLHASNTSYFKPRVTISPELSSTHATELGVFDYSLALRADFTVPVWKGAGFNVSAQTVVSESDDFKEFRAFNERSEHNGVSSAFFYQTYELPWGIYNQTKIGFFREFHKYTGIINETAWVSPEGDHKVTNTYGFFDYKDYDADRDYHTVEYQYNWAEKDISFHVTGGKFWRKDSGFKVETRFWFGDSYVAVYGEETDAQVAGIALSIPLSKRKSMNVTRYGQIKGNHAWRHQVGTRIGNSSNYLVYQQAYAPKSNISLNRTFFNQGRNSVDYIYANLERLREAYLTYK
- the rfbD gene encoding dTDP-4-dehydrorhamnose reductase codes for the protein MKTLVIGKNGQVAHELLATCPAQITAIAYGRSDIDILDVTSVQAVVEKEQPDVIINASAYTAVDKAESDQDSAFAINGDAVANLAQVAKKQGIRLIHISTDFVFDGQQSRPYKTDDTPNPINIYGASKLAGEKAIQEIYPENSAIVRTSWVYSCHGNNFVKTMLKLLAEREALNVVCDQVGSPTYAKGLAEYLWKLVSIDTLEPMQHYSDLGAASWYDFAVAIQEIGFEQGLLSQKIPVAPIPAVSYPTPAHRPQFSLLEKPQCGDLLHWRTALKGMLESLCKS
- a CDS encoding Crp/Fnr family transcriptional regulator; the encoded protein is MFQYHFSTTLVEQLLSFAGNSFQHRKKEILIHQDEPLSKLILVRSGTVSFSYDVGNGRRLLLGQLDCNNTLIGEIEALNNQPCIYTVTCLSDVQYNLIELKHWRQLLLEQPDLSLYTAQTIAAKFTENQKINLDKLLLPLSYNIAKDCLLRAEDKHSTLLRAYSTVSAEAERFATTERAYRRVVSELVQKGLIERTNAGLKPVDLDALNEFVDGFSQL
- a CDS encoding sugar transferase, which codes for MIRILDIFFSLFGLIFAMPFLLILYIIGLFDTGSPIFTQVRVGRNKKPFTLVKFRTMKVDTASVASHLASSSSITRFGSFLRKTKLDELPQLWNVLKGEMSLVGPRPGLFNQEELTQARDAQNIYDARPGITGLSQVNEIDMSTPELLAKTDKQMLDGLNLTSYFKYILMTVTGSGSGDRVN
- a CDS encoding YgjV family protein; this translates as MTWEYLGYVASVFLVVSLMMTNVTKLRWFNLAGCICFTVYGAMISAWPVVLTNGLLALVNTYHLFKLLKSKD
- a CDS encoding polysaccharide biosynthesis protein — encoded protein: MDSLFSSVLRAPRSKKRLLTLLIDTFFIVSAFWLSLIVRLDSIQPLFEIENWLLLSIVIPCSLFAFVNLGLYRAVLRYVGSHAVGAIVVGTSISTVVLVLASFFTNIDVPRTMPVIYAWLLILAVGGSRIMVRAMMGRLATVNKTPVVIYGAGSAGRQLAPAIGAGDEYYVSAFIDDDKLKQGAILQGIPVIAFDGIYSLLESNKVKKVLLAMPSESRARRKEILAQLENLPVEVMTIPGMVDVVEGRATLDEIKDVEIEDLLGRDPVEPKQNLLNANIMDKSVMVTGAGGSIGSELCRQIIKQSPSKLVLFELSEFALYSIEKELSEVIRARELNIELIPIMGSVQHINRLETCMIAFGVQTVYHAAAYKHVPLVEHNVVEGIRNNVFGTYYSAKAAINAKVETFVLVSTDKAVRPTNVMGTTKRMAELCLQGLAQDKQKGIHNTRFSMVRFGNVLGSSGSVVPLFRRQIKEGGPITLTHPDITRFFMTIPEAAQLVIQAGAMGKGGDVFVLDMGGSVKIKDLATKMVHLSGLEIKSDSNPHGDIEIQCTGLRPGEKLYEELLIGDNVQETGHERIMTAQEVMLPLAELKVFLEALDIACHNFEHEKIRELLLDAPTGFDPTDGICDLVWNAKTELEESHSNRQVNDNKVISFK